From the Candidatus Bathyarchaeota archaeon A05DMB-5 genome, one window contains:
- a CDS encoding aldehyde ferredoxin oxidoreductase family protein — protein sequence MFGWTGTFLQVNLSKGKAVANRYEASLAKSFLGGRGFAVKILWDKLKPEIDPFSPENLLVFAAGPLTGLSLPSSGKLIVAAKSPLTGGYGDGNVGTLAAVQMRKAGYDAVIIEGKANKPIVLLIRDSVAEFLDAKDLWGLSSFETEKKLRELYGRVAGILCIGQGGENLVKFANIVCQEGRAGGRPGIGAVMGSKNLKAVVFIGSHEIPVAQPKEMKELGAEGYREVMTKPNYAFWKRQGTMMTIEWSQENSVLPTFNYSEGVFEEADEIGGFAMEKLKVSNRGCPQCNMTCGNVVKGSDKKESELDYENVAMLGSNIGLGNLKQVAALNRVADEFGLDTISLGNVIGFAMEASEKGLLTDKISWGKFKETKALIEDIAYRRGLGKLLAEGVRFAAEEIGKDSKRWAMHVKGLEISAYNCHSTPAMALSYATSSIGAHHKDAWVISWEVKVGRESYSEEKVDKVIELQRIRGGVFESLTVCRLPWVEVGFELEWYPKFLYAATGLEMNWDNLNLIADRIFNLTRAFWVREYGKNWSKEMDFPPARWFEEPLTKGALKGAKLDRAKYDVMLQRYYKKRGWDERGIPTKTTLNKLGLKDVAKQLGKRVKLYE from the coding sequence ATGTTCGGCTGGACTGGAACTTTTTTGCAAGTAAACCTCAGCAAGGGCAAGGCTGTTGCCAACCGTTACGAAGCTAGTTTAGCCAAAAGTTTCCTTGGCGGCAGAGGATTTGCTGTTAAAATTCTGTGGGATAAACTCAAGCCTGAAATTGACCCTTTTTCGCCTGAAAACTTGCTGGTTTTTGCAGCGGGTCCATTAACAGGTTTGTCTCTTCCTAGCAGTGGTAAACTGATTGTAGCGGCAAAAAGCCCTTTAACTGGAGGTTACGGTGATGGAAATGTTGGGACTCTTGCTGCGGTTCAGATGCGTAAGGCTGGTTATGATGCTGTAATAATTGAGGGCAAAGCTAACAAACCAATCGTTCTGCTCATTCGAGATTCAGTAGCGGAGTTTCTTGACGCGAAAGACCTGTGGGGTTTAAGCTCGTTTGAAACTGAGAAGAAATTAAGAGAACTTTATGGACGTGTAGCTGGTATTCTCTGCATCGGTCAAGGTGGGGAGAACCTAGTCAAGTTTGCAAACATTGTCTGTCAAGAGGGACGCGCTGGTGGAAGGCCTGGAATAGGCGCGGTTATGGGTTCTAAAAATTTGAAAGCTGTCGTTTTTATCGGTTCACACGAGATACCAGTAGCTCAACCAAAGGAAATGAAGGAGCTTGGTGCAGAAGGCTACAGAGAAGTTATGACTAAGCCGAACTATGCTTTCTGGAAACGTCAAGGTACAATGATGACAATCGAGTGGAGTCAAGAGAACAGCGTCCTCCCAACATTCAATTACAGCGAAGGCGTTTTTGAAGAGGCTGACGAGATAGGTGGTTTTGCGATGGAGAAGTTGAAGGTTTCTAATCGTGGGTGTCCGCAGTGTAACATGACTTGTGGGAATGTTGTGAAGGGTTCTGATAAGAAGGAGTCTGAGCTTGATTACGAAAATGTTGCCATGCTAGGTTCAAACATTGGGTTGGGCAACCTTAAGCAAGTTGCGGCTCTCAATAGGGTCGCTGACGAGTTTGGGTTGGACACCATTTCGTTGGGTAACGTGATTGGTTTTGCCATGGAAGCATCAGAGAAAGGATTGTTAACAGATAAGATTTCGTGGGGTAAATTCAAGGAGACAAAGGCTCTAATTGAGGACATAGCATATAGACGCGGTTTAGGCAAATTGCTGGCTGAAGGTGTCCGTTTTGCAGCTGAAGAAATTGGTAAGGACTCTAAACGTTGGGCTATGCATGTTAAAGGTTTGGAAATTTCCGCTTATAATTGTCATTCAACACCAGCAATGGCTTTGTCATACGCAACAAGCTCCATTGGGGCTCACCATAAGGATGCTTGGGTGATTTCGTGGGAAGTTAAAGTTGGTCGTGAAAGTTATAGCGAAGAAAAAGTTGACAAAGTCATTGAGCTTCAACGCATCCGAGGTGGAGTTTTCGAGTCCTTAACCGTTTGTAGACTTCCTTGGGTTGAGGTTGGCTTCGAGCTTGAATGGTATCCAAAATTCTTGTATGCAGCAACTGGATTGGAGATGAATTGGGACAATCTAAACTTGATTGCTGACCGCATATTCAACTTGACTCGTGCCTTCTGGGTTCGCGAATATGGCAAGAACTGGAGTAAAGAGATGGATTTTCCACCCGCAAGGTGGTTTGAGGAACCCTTAACTAAAGGCGCTTTAAAAGGTGCAAAGCTTGACAGAGCAAAGTATGATGTTATGTTACAGAGGTATTATAAGAAGCGCGGTTGGGATGAACGTGGAATACCAACAAAAACAACATTGAACAAGTTAGGATTGAAAGATGTTGCAAAACAATTGGGAAAACGTGTAAAACTGTATGAATAA
- a CDS encoding proline--tRNA ligase has protein sequence MNMSDVGVTVKKSEDFSEWYTQVIVKSGMADYAPVKGCMIFREHSYAIWEKIQQIFDQKIKATGHRNVYFPLFIPESFLKKEAEHFAGFTPEVAWVTMGGDTPLEEKLALRPTSETIMYATFAKWIRSWRDLPIKINQWCNIIRWDTKGTKLFLRTREFLWQEGHTAHATKEEADQEVMQILNEYKDVMENYLAIPVLAGKKSESEKFPGALYTTALEAIMPDGKALQMGTSHQLGQNFSRVFKIRFLDKDEKEQYVWQTSWGFSTRMIGALVMVHGDDKGLILPPKVAPIQVVIVPIPYKDTDSKAILTKAKQIYEKLQKRGIQVVLDDRAEYTPGWKFNEWELKGVPIRIEVGPRDIKQKQVTLARRDTLEKMTTKEEKIINAVTELLEEIQKNLLNKARKVLEENITTVKTYSEFQKVLRKKGGFLRACWCASPECEEKIKEETGATIRIVPLKKEKTFAKCIYCGEKAKEVVYFARAY, from the coding sequence ATGAACATGTCAGACGTAGGCGTTACTGTAAAAAAATCCGAAGATTTCTCAGAATGGTACACCCAAGTCATCGTAAAATCAGGAATGGCAGATTACGCTCCAGTAAAAGGCTGCATGATATTCCGCGAACACTCATACGCAATCTGGGAAAAAATTCAACAAATCTTCGACCAAAAAATAAAGGCAACTGGACACAGAAACGTGTACTTCCCACTGTTCATACCAGAAAGTTTTCTCAAAAAAGAGGCAGAACATTTTGCTGGTTTCACACCGGAAGTTGCATGGGTAACAATGGGCGGAGACACACCTTTAGAAGAAAAACTTGCCTTGAGACCTACATCTGAAACGATAATGTATGCAACATTTGCTAAGTGGATTAGAAGCTGGAGAGACTTGCCAATAAAAATTAATCAATGGTGCAACATCATAAGATGGGACACGAAAGGAACCAAACTTTTCCTTAGAACCAGAGAATTCCTATGGCAAGAAGGACACACAGCTCACGCTACAAAAGAAGAAGCAGATCAAGAAGTAATGCAGATTCTAAATGAATACAAGGACGTGATGGAAAACTACCTCGCAATTCCAGTGCTCGCAGGAAAGAAATCGGAAAGCGAAAAATTTCCAGGAGCCCTCTACACAACAGCTTTAGAAGCAATAATGCCGGATGGAAAAGCCTTACAAATGGGAACATCGCATCAGTTAGGCCAAAACTTTTCGAGAGTTTTCAAAATCAGATTCCTCGACAAGGACGAAAAAGAGCAGTATGTCTGGCAAACGTCATGGGGCTTTTCAACGCGAATGATAGGCGCGCTGGTAATGGTGCACGGCGACGACAAAGGATTGATATTGCCTCCGAAAGTCGCGCCGATACAAGTGGTAATAGTGCCCATACCCTATAAGGATACTGACTCCAAAGCAATTCTAACGAAAGCAAAACAAATCTATGAAAAATTGCAGAAGCGGGGTATACAAGTTGTTTTAGACGACAGAGCAGAATACACTCCGGGATGGAAATTCAACGAGTGGGAACTGAAAGGTGTGCCAATAAGAATTGAAGTTGGTCCAAGAGATATAAAACAAAAACAAGTAACATTAGCTAGAAGAGACACACTTGAAAAAATGACGACTAAGGAAGAAAAAATAATTAATGCGGTAACAGAACTGTTAGAAGAAATCCAGAAAAACCTCCTTAATAAAGCCCGAAAAGTTCTAGAAGAAAATATTACAACAGTAAAAACTTACAGTGAATTCCAAAAAGTACTAAGGAAAAAAGGCGGATTCCTCAGAGCATGCTGGTGTGCGAGTCCAGAATGTGAAGAAAAGATAAAGGAAGAAACCGGCGCAACAATCAGAATAGTACCTCTTAAGAAAGAGAAGACATTTGCAAAGTGCATATATTGCGGAGAAAAGGCAAAAGAAGTAGTCTACTTCGCCAGAGCATACTAA
- a CDS encoding 2,3-bisphosphoglycerate-independent phosphoglycerate mutase, with the protein MKSILVIGDGMADRPVKELSWKTPLEAAYKPSLNKIAKTGICGIMDVIAPGIPPGSDTATLALLGYDAVKVYSGRGAFEAIGSGINVSPGDVAFRCNFATVDDDFVVLDRRAGRIANEDASKLAESLQKIKPIESSIKVVFKNTVQHRAALLLRGPTLSTAISDSDPEKVGEKVLEIKALDETLEAKHTAKILNDLLQKFHKTLKEHPVNKKRVKHGLPPANVILCRGAGTVPNIKPLSEVYGVNTACVSAVSLIKGVCKVAGMKLIDVKGATGTPQTNFVAKAKAAVQALKTYDFVLLHVKAPDVPSHDGNVKQKVSVIEKIDQMLGYLLEKVDLNETYLAVTADHTTSSVTRNHEGDPVPVAITGPHVLCDDVAEFGERTCAKGGLNRIRGIDLMPILMNLIGKTRKFGA; encoded by the coding sequence TTGAAGTCAATTCTGGTTATTGGAGACGGAATGGCTGACAGACCAGTGAAAGAGTTAAGTTGGAAAACCCCTTTAGAAGCTGCGTATAAGCCGTCATTGAATAAAATTGCAAAGACTGGAATCTGCGGCATAATGGATGTAATTGCACCGGGCATACCGCCTGGAAGCGACACGGCTACGTTGGCGTTGCTTGGTTATGACGCAGTGAAGGTTTATTCTGGAAGAGGCGCCTTCGAGGCTATCGGTTCAGGAATAAACGTTTCGCCTGGCGACGTGGCTTTTCGATGTAACTTTGCAACGGTTGACGATGACTTTGTTGTTTTGGACAGACGCGCTGGCAGAATCGCAAACGAGGATGCCTCCAAACTTGCTGAAAGTCTCCAAAAAATTAAGCCAATCGAGTCGTCAATAAAAGTAGTATTCAAAAACACTGTACAACACCGTGCAGCTCTCCTTCTTCGAGGACCCACATTATCAACAGCAATAAGCGACTCTGACCCTGAGAAGGTTGGAGAAAAAGTTCTGGAAATCAAAGCTTTGGATGAAACTTTAGAAGCGAAGCACACAGCCAAAATACTCAATGACCTCTTGCAAAAGTTTCATAAAACGCTGAAGGAACACCCAGTTAACAAGAAAAGAGTAAAACATGGATTGCCTCCCGCCAATGTCATTTTATGTAGAGGCGCTGGCACTGTTCCGAATATTAAGCCTTTATCTGAAGTTTATGGTGTTAATACCGCGTGCGTATCTGCTGTTTCTTTGATTAAAGGCGTTTGCAAAGTCGCTGGAATGAAATTAATAGACGTTAAAGGAGCCACGGGGACTCCTCAAACTAACTTTGTTGCTAAGGCTAAAGCCGCAGTTCAAGCATTAAAAACATATGACTTTGTGCTTTTGCATGTGAAAGCACCAGACGTTCCTAGTCATGATGGAAACGTTAAACAGAAGGTTTCAGTAATCGAAAAAATAGACCAGATGTTAGGCTATTTACTTGAGAAGGTAGATTTGAACGAGACTTATTTGGCTGTGACCGCTGACCACACAACTTCTTCTGTCACACGGAACCATGAAGGAGACCCAGTTCCAGTAGCGATAACTGGACCGCACGTTCTCTGTGATGATGTTGCTGAATTTGGCGAGAGAACTTGCGCAAAGGGCGGTTTAAACCGAATAAGAGGCATTGATTTAATGCCTATCTTGATGAATCTTATTGGTAAAACCAGAAAATTTGGAGCTTAA
- a CDS encoding ATP-NAD kinase family protein, whose product MKLGFIVNPIAGMGGRVGLKGTNGVLKEAIARGAEPVAPERAIEFLRKLRENMENRQIEILTCPGIMGENEAEKAKFPVQVLPMRIGKETTAEDTKAAVKLLIKAEVDLIVFVGGDGTAKDILDAMQGSNEVPVLGVPSGVKMYSGVFAVNPRDAVEVVLIFADKQAEITEFEIMDSDEKAIRSDIFAVKLHGYLKGPFVPMRIQGSKQASPETNDEKENQTAIARFIIEEMQPDATYILGPGTTVKRIAELLGTVKTVLGVDIYKNGKVMLDVDEKRILKEVKDWQNTWIILSPIGHQGILLGRGNQQISPEIIKHVRKEHIIVVATKGKLQSIEGNVLRVDTGDTETDNMLKGHIKVVTDYREWRLMPVQ is encoded by the coding sequence ATGAAGCTAGGCTTTATTGTTAATCCAATTGCGGGCATGGGAGGCAGAGTAGGACTAAAAGGCACGAACGGTGTTCTGAAGGAAGCGATTGCACGAGGTGCAGAACCGGTAGCGCCGGAAAGAGCCATAGAATTTCTGCGAAAACTAAGGGAAAATATGGAAAATAGGCAAATAGAGATTTTGACTTGTCCGGGAATAATGGGTGAAAATGAAGCGGAAAAAGCGAAGTTTCCAGTTCAAGTTTTACCTATGAGAATAGGAAAAGAAACCACTGCTGAAGATACGAAAGCCGCTGTTAAACTTCTGATTAAGGCAGAAGTGGACTTGATAGTCTTTGTCGGCGGAGACGGCACAGCCAAAGACATTTTAGACGCTATGCAAGGCAGCAATGAAGTGCCAGTTTTGGGCGTGCCTTCCGGAGTGAAAATGTATAGTGGTGTTTTCGCTGTAAACCCTCGAGATGCTGTGGAGGTAGTTTTAATATTTGCTGATAAACAAGCGGAAATTACAGAGTTCGAAATTATGGACTCTGATGAAAAGGCTATACGAAGCGACATTTTTGCTGTTAAATTGCATGGCTATTTGAAAGGACCGTTTGTTCCGATGCGAATTCAAGGAAGCAAACAAGCAAGCCCAGAAACAAACGACGAAAAAGAGAACCAAACCGCAATAGCACGGTTCATAATTGAGGAGATGCAACCAGACGCCACGTACATACTGGGTCCAGGAACCACAGTCAAACGCATAGCCGAATTACTGGGCACTGTAAAAACGGTGCTAGGCGTAGATATCTACAAGAACGGCAAAGTCATGTTGGATGTAGATGAGAAAAGAATTCTGAAAGAAGTAAAAGATTGGCAGAACACATGGATTATTCTATCTCCGATTGGACACCAAGGAATTCTTCTGGGAAGAGGAAACCAGCAAATAAGCCCAGAAATCATCAAGCACGTCAGAAAAGAGCATATAATTGTCGTGGCAACGAAAGGTAAGCTTCAGAGCATAGAAGGAAATGTTCTGAGAGTTGACACAGGAGACACGGAAACGGATAACATGCTTAAAGGACACATCAAAGTTGTGACAGATTACCGAGAATGGCGATTAATGCCGGTGCAATAA
- a CDS encoding DUF1028 domain-containing protein, with protein MLPSTGTFSILAILPNHEKIGVATATGVESVGDRVPHAKPGVGVVATQAYTNVAYGIKGLEMLAKGFTPEETLKKLLAEDAENELRQVAIMNFRGEKAVFTGAKAPQWHGEIIGENYVVIGNLLAGKSVLASMAREFEHSSGSLAWRMANALKGGSESGGDRRGEISAALIIVSADQVEVNLRVDFHKNPIEELIRKLEAS; from the coding sequence ATGTTGCCGTCTACTGGGACATTCTCAATCCTAGCCATCTTGCCTAATCATGAGAAGATAGGCGTTGCCACCGCTACAGGCGTGGAATCAGTCGGCGATAGGGTTCCACACGCAAAACCCGGAGTAGGTGTTGTGGCAACGCAAGCCTATACAAATGTGGCTTACGGCATTAAGGGCTTAGAAATGTTGGCAAAGGGTTTTACTCCAGAAGAAACTTTAAAGAAGCTTTTGGCAGAGGATGCCGAAAATGAATTGCGGCAAGTTGCGATTATGAATTTTAGAGGAGAAAAAGCGGTTTTTACGGGTGCTAAAGCTCCGCAATGGCATGGAGAAATTATAGGTGAAAACTACGTTGTTATTGGAAATTTGCTTGCGGGGAAGAGTGTCTTGGCAAGTATGGCTAGGGAATTTGAGCATTCCAGTGGAAGCTTAGCTTGGAGAATGGCAAATGCTTTGAAAGGTGGAAGCGAAAGTGGCGGAGATAGACGAGGCGAAATTTCAGCCGCGTTGATTATCGTTAGTGCGGATCAAGTAGAAGTAAATTTACGTGTTGATTTTCACAAAAATCCGATTGAGGAACTAATTCGTAAACTTGAGGCTTCGTAG
- a CDS encoding L-threonine 3-dehydrogenase, translated as MKRILVTGATGQIGSELTIELRKRYGGDSVVAAGHKRKPSGALFESGPFEFVDTSDRESVKKIVEKYDIDTIYHLAAVLSATGEENPQLAWHVNMDGLYNVLEVAREQGATKVFWPSSIAVFGPESPRVNTPQNTVLIPRTMYGVTKVAGELLCNYYFAKFGLDVRSVRYPGIISSETLPGGGTTDYAVEIFYEAIKNKRYTCFVKEDTVLPMMYMPDCLKAAIDLMEADASKIKCRTSYNLSAISFSAGELAAEIRKYIPDLKVEYKPDFRQKIADSWPMSIDDSAARKDWGWKPMYNLASMTKDMIEKLKRRFASEV; from the coding sequence ATGAAAAGAATTCTCGTGACAGGCGCCACAGGACAAATCGGTTCAGAATTAACAATTGAACTGCGAAAAAGATATGGTGGAGATAGCGTTGTGGCAGCAGGGCACAAGCGAAAACCAAGCGGCGCACTTTTTGAGTCCGGACCCTTCGAGTTTGTTGATACTTCTGACCGAGAAAGTGTCAAGAAAATTGTCGAAAAATATGATATTGACACAATTTACCATTTAGCAGCAGTTCTGTCAGCAACTGGTGAAGAAAACCCGCAACTTGCGTGGCACGTTAACATGGATGGGCTTTACAACGTGCTTGAGGTCGCAAGAGAACAAGGCGCAACCAAAGTTTTCTGGCCAAGCTCTATAGCCGTTTTCGGTCCTGAATCTCCTCGCGTTAACACCCCTCAAAACACCGTGCTGATTCCTAGAACCATGTATGGCGTAACCAAAGTTGCTGGCGAGTTATTGTGTAATTATTATTTTGCCAAGTTTGGTTTAGATGTGCGTAGTGTTCGTTATCCAGGCATCATTAGCAGTGAGACTCTTCCAGGCGGAGGCACAACTGATTATGCTGTGGAAATATTTTACGAAGCGATCAAGAATAAACGGTACACTTGTTTTGTGAAGGAAGATACCGTTTTGCCCATGATGTATATGCCCGACTGCTTAAAAGCAGCCATTGACCTCATGGAAGCTGATGCGTCCAAGATTAAGTGTCGCACGAGCTATAATTTGAGTGCGATAAGTTTTTCTGCTGGAGAGTTAGCCGCGGAAATACGAAAGTATATTCCAGACCTTAAAGTAGAGTATAAACCTGACTTTAGACAGAAAATTGCCGATTCTTGGCCTATGTCGATAGATGATAGTGCAGCACGCAAAGATTGGGGCTGGAAGCCCATGTACAATCTAGCTTCCATGACGAAGGACATGATAGAAAAGCTAAAGAGAAGATTTGCAAGTGAGGTTTAG
- a CDS encoding glycine C-acetyltransferase, with the protein MRNPTAFLREEYEELVRNELDWKIHVLQGPSTPWCTVEGKKVLMFCSNNYLGLSNHPKLKEAAIKAVQTHGAGSGSVRPIAGTMDIHVELEKRLAKFKRAEASLVYQTGFAANAGLIPQLAGKGDLIISDELNHGSIIDGVRLSHAERAVYKHADMQDLQRVLEEAEKHQPPYRRILIITDGVFSMDGDIAPLDGIAKLGAEHGAMVYVDDAHGEGVLGEGGRGIVSHFKLSRDKVHVEMGTFSKAFGVVGGHVSGSQDLINFAYNRSRTWLLSGSHPPAVAAACIAAIDVLEQEPQHVQRLWEHTRYFKKAMKDLGFDIGNSQTPITPIIVGESGVAKKLSARLFEEGVFALPIVYPMVARDKARIRTIMNAALTREDLDFAINAFEKIGKELHII; encoded by the coding sequence ATGCGCAATCCAACAGCATTTTTACGCGAAGAATATGAAGAGTTAGTGCGAAATGAACTTGACTGGAAAATCCATGTTTTGCAAGGTCCAAGCACGCCATGGTGCACTGTTGAAGGAAAAAAGGTCTTAATGTTCTGTTCAAACAATTATCTCGGATTAAGCAACCATCCGAAACTGAAGGAAGCCGCGATAAAAGCTGTTCAAACACACGGTGCTGGCTCTGGGTCTGTGCGCCCAATTGCCGGAACAATGGACATACACGTGGAACTTGAAAAGCGGCTTGCTAAATTCAAACGTGCTGAAGCTTCACTTGTTTACCAAACAGGCTTCGCAGCTAACGCAGGCTTGATTCCGCAACTGGCTGGTAAAGGCGACTTAATAATAAGCGACGAGCTAAACCACGGCAGCATAATAGACGGAGTCAGGCTTTCACACGCGGAAAGAGCAGTTTACAAACATGCGGACATGCAAGATTTGCAACGGGTTCTGGAAGAAGCAGAGAAACATCAACCACCATACAGACGAATATTGATAATCACTGATGGCGTTTTCTCCATGGACGGCGACATAGCACCCTTAGACGGAATCGCAAAGCTAGGTGCGGAACATGGCGCAATGGTTTACGTGGATGACGCTCACGGTGAAGGTGTGTTGGGTGAAGGGGGAAGAGGCATTGTTAGCCACTTTAAGCTTAGCCGCGACAAAGTCCACGTTGAAATGGGCACATTCTCCAAAGCGTTTGGCGTCGTAGGTGGTCACGTTTCCGGCTCGCAAGACTTGATTAATTTTGCCTATAACAGATCGCGAACTTGGCTTCTTAGCGGTTCGCATCCGCCTGCAGTAGCAGCTGCTTGCATAGCTGCCATCGATGTTCTGGAGCAAGAACCGCAGCATGTGCAGAGACTCTGGGAGCACACGCGGTATTTCAAGAAAGCCATGAAAGATTTAGGCTTTGACATTGGCAACAGCCAAACCCCCATAACGCCAATCATAGTTGGAGAAAGCGGCGTAGCCAAAAAACTAAGTGCAAGACTATTTGAAGAAGGTGTTTTTGCTTTGCCTATTGTTTATCCGATGGTTGCAAGAGACAAAGCCCGCATACGAACAATCATGAACGCTGCGTTAACTAGGGAAGACTTAGACTTCGCCATAAACGCATTTGAAAAAATTGGAAAAGAACTACACATAATCTAA
- a CDS encoding 5-formyltetrahydrofolate cyclo-ligase, which produces MDAKTVKKLLREEIWTKLEKSGIAKFPLPCRGRIPNFVGSEKAAEKVRQLKEWKGAKAVFANPDYAQQKIRENALLDGKILIMASPRLKLGYIIVNPKDVKGRESFASTIKGAFKYGRSVNAEEIPKTDLIVEGSVAVDKYGHRLGKGGGYGDTEIKMLKMRFGKIPIATTVHDMQIVDALPFEEKDEKVSIIVTPTKVLHIFKLKDMA; this is translated from the coding sequence ATGGACGCTAAAACTGTCAAGAAACTTTTACGCGAAGAAATCTGGACTAAACTTGAAAAAAGTGGCATTGCAAAGTTTCCACTTCCATGTCGTGGACGTATTCCAAACTTTGTTGGTTCTGAAAAGGCTGCAGAAAAAGTTAGACAGTTAAAAGAATGGAAAGGAGCTAAAGCCGTATTTGCAAATCCAGATTATGCACAGCAAAAGATTAGAGAAAACGCACTCTTGGATGGCAAAATTCTAATTATGGCTTCACCAAGACTGAAACTTGGCTATATTATTGTCAATCCAAAAGATGTTAAAGGAAGAGAAAGTTTTGCATCTACAATAAAAGGTGCCTTCAAATATGGACGTAGTGTTAACGCAGAAGAAATTCCCAAAACAGATTTGATAGTTGAGGGTTCAGTGGCGGTTGATAAATACGGACATAGACTTGGTAAAGGAGGAGGATACGGCGATACAGAAATTAAAATGCTGAAAATGCGGTTTGGCAAAATTCCAATTGCAACTACAGTTCACGATATGCAAATCGTTGATGCTCTTCCATTCGAAGAAAAAGATGAAAAAGTCTCAATAATTGTGACACCAACGAAAGTCCTACATATCTTCAAGCTAAAAGACATGGCTTAA